Below is a genomic region from Hippea sp. KM1.
CAATATTGCCTATCAACGCCTTCTTCTGTTCATCGTTCAAAACGGCTGTCATATCGGTCTCTATATACCCCGGGGCAACGGCATTGACCCTTATGTTGCGCCCACCCAGCTCCCTTGCAAGTGATTTTGTAAGACCTATTAAACCGGCCTTGCTTGCAGCATAGTTGGCCTGCCCCGCATTACCCATAAGGCCTATGATGCTTGATATGTTAACTATTACGCCAAACCTCTTTTTTATCATATACCTTGATACATGCTTTATGCAATTCAAGGCACCCTTTAGATTGACATCTATAACCCTGTCTATATCTTCTTTGTTCATCCTCATGATAAGATTGTCTCTTGTAATGCCTGCGTTATTGATTAGATAATCAATACTGCCATACCTTGATGCTATCTGTTTTATTGCCTCGCCTGAAGCATCAAAATCGGCCACATCAAAACCGACCGCATCACACCTGCCGCCCTCTGATGTAATCCTATCGCACAGCTTTAAAGCCATGTCCCTATTGTATGAATAGTTAACGATAACCGTTAAACCCTTCTTTGAAAGTTGATATGCTATCTGAGCGCCTATACCCCTGCTTGACCCCGTAATCAGGGCCACACTACCCTTAAAATTCATACCCTATCCTTATAGCTATTATAGCTTTTCAAGTCAACCACATAATTTATATTGGCCTTGCGCATCTGCCTTTTTAGCATCGAGGATAGCACATTCTTTGGCCCAAACTCTACAAACTCATCGCACCCCAACTCTATGGCCTTATTAACATTATCCGTCCACCTTACCGGGTCTGTTATCTGGTTGATCAGATAATCCTTTATGTTTGAGCTATCATCTATAACATCGGATTTTGTATTCTCAATCACGGGTTTTGAGGGCTTTCTAAATGCTATTTTATCCAGAACCCTCTCCATTTTTTCCTTAACCGGCTCCATCAATGCGCAATGGAACGGAGCAGATACATTCAACGGTATTACCTTGCCCAACCCCCTTTCGCTTGCAAGTTGCGATACCTTCTCAACACCCTCTCTATATCCAGACACTATGACCTGATTATTGGCGTTATAGTTGGCTATCTGGCAATATCCATTCTCAAAGTTTTTGCTGACACCTATACAGAGCTTCTCCACCTCGTCGTGTTTATCTGTGATTATGGCAGCCATAGCCCCAACACCTTCAGGCACGGCCTGTTGCATAAATTCGCCCCGCTTATGCACCGCATAGACCGCATCCTCAAAATCCAAAGCATCCGCTGCAACCAATGCAGAATACTCACCCAACGAATGGCCTGCAGCAACATCAAAATCAAAATCGGTCTCGGATTTTATCAAATCGTATATGGCCAAAGACACGGTCAATATGGCCGGTTGGGCAAAGGCTGTAAGTGTTAGTTTATCCTCCGGACCATCGAACATAAGGGATTTCAAATCAAAACCTAAGGCATCGTTTGCCCTATTGAATGTCTTTTTAACCACATCAAAGCTCTCATACAGATCCCTGCCCATGCCGACAAATTGAGAACCCTGGCCTGTGAACATCAAAAACCTCATCATCAGACTCCCAAAAGACCGTTTATCTGTTTTATTACACCCTTAGCTTCTTCAATTATATCCCTTATTATTGCATCAACGGGCTTTACATCGGATATTAAACCGGCAATCTGGCCGGCCATAACGCTTCCGTTTTTCACATCGCCCTCTCTTGCTGCAAGCCTGAGTCTGCCCTCGCCAAATTTTTCAAGCTCCTCAGGCGTCGCGCCGCTGTTC
It encodes:
- the fabG gene encoding 3-oxoacyl-[acyl-carrier-protein] reductase encodes the protein MNFKGSVALITGSSRGIGAQIAYQLSKKGLTVIVNYSYNRDMALKLCDRITSEGGRCDAVGFDVADFDASGEAIKQIASRYGSIDYLINNAGITRDNLIMRMNKEDIDRVIDVNLKGALNCIKHVSRYMIKKRFGVIVNISSIIGLMGNAGQANYAASKAGLIGLTKSLARELGGRNIRVNAVAPGYIETDMTAVLNDEQKKALIGNIALGRLGSVEDVANLVEFLLSEEASYITGEVINISGGLYI
- the fabD gene encoding ACP S-malonyltransferase yields the protein MRFLMFTGQGSQFVGMGRDLYESFDVVKKTFNRANDALGFDLKSLMFDGPEDKLTLTAFAQPAILTVSLAIYDLIKSETDFDFDVAAGHSLGEYSALVAADALDFEDAVYAVHKRGEFMQQAVPEGVGAMAAIITDKHDEVEKLCIGVSKNFENGYCQIANYNANNQVIVSGYREGVEKVSQLASERGLGKVIPLNVSAPFHCALMEPVKEKMERVLDKIAFRKPSKPVIENTKSDVIDDSSNIKDYLINQITDPVRWTDNVNKAIELGCDEFVEFGPKNVLSSMLKRQMRKANINYVVDLKSYNSYKDRV